A genomic region of Bacillota bacterium contains the following coding sequences:
- a CDS encoding bifunctional 5,10-methylene-tetrahydrofolate dehydrogenase/5,10-methylene-tetrahydrofolate cyclohydrolase produces MTLVIDCVAIGDTMMQEIIEEVKTLKSKGITPGIATLLVGDDFGSRMYRGQVERFCEEVGFNYINENPPADIPEKDVIEVVKKLNADSAVSGILPLRPFPEHISDSAVINTIDVNKDIDCFHPFNMGKLALGEPTFPPATPAAVIEILERYAREVEKVDPKDFFEGAEIVVVGHSNIVGKPAAFLALNRNATTTVTHVFTSMKGNLAQHTTKADILIVAAGKADLIGPDLVKEGAIVIDVGINRVKVLDENGQPVLNEKGKPKTKTVGDVSFDAVKDKTKAITPVPGGVGSVTNRMLIKNALKACRIQNNLL; encoded by the coding sequence ATGACTTTGGTTATCGACTGCGTGGCTATCGGCGATACGATGATGCAAGAAATAATTGAAGAGGTCAAGACACTCAAAAGTAAAGGTATTACCCCGGGTATTGCCACCCTGCTGGTGGGGGACGATTTTGGCTCCAGGATGTACCGTGGGCAGGTCGAGAGGTTTTGTGAGGAGGTTGGTTTCAACTATATCAACGAGAATCCCCCGGCAGATATTCCCGAGAAAGATGTTATCGAGGTTGTAAAAAAACTGAATGCTGACAGCGCCGTGAGCGGCATTTTGCCACTGCGCCCCTTCCCGGAACATATTTCCGACAGTGCGGTGATCAATACCATCGATGTGAACAAGGATATTGACTGTTTCCATCCTTTCAACATGGGCAAGCTGGCCCTCGGGGAACCCACTTTTCCGCCGGCCACTCCGGCGGCGGTGATTGAAATTCTGGAGCGCTATGCGCGTGAAGTCGAGAAGGTCGATCCCAAGGATTTCTTCGAGGGAGCGGAGATCGTCGTCGTTGGCCACTCGAATATCGTCGGGAAACCCGCTGCATTTCTGGCGCTTAACCGCAATGCTACCACCACTGTAACTCATGTATTTACGAGCATGAAGGGCAATCTGGCGCAGCATACAACCAAAGCCGACATTCTGATCGTTGCCGCGGGCAAGGCTGATCTGATTGGCCCGGACCTGGTCAAGGAAGGGGCGATCGTGATCGACGTGGGTATAAACCGGGTCAAGGTACTTGATGAGAACGGCCAGCCAGTGCTCAACGAGAAAGGCAAGCCCAAGACCAAGACTGTCGGTGACGTTTCTTTTGATGCCGTCAAGGATAAGACCAAAGCCATCACTCCTGTTCCCGGTGGTGTGGGCTCGGTAACCAATCGCATGCTTATCAAGAATGCGTTGAAAGCCTGCAGGATACAGAACAATCTGTTATAA